In Silene latifolia isolate original U9 population chromosome 3, ASM4854445v1, whole genome shotgun sequence, a single window of DNA contains:
- the LOC141646189 gene encoding heat shock 22 kDa protein, mitochondrial-like has translation MALHPSGCSCCKEAQKNDESDAYSELSMMASEHINPYLLDGKEGVVENMVVDDTNGGERMYTRIDMPGLGVKNNKVRVENGISLIFGGEGSQEHPFDEGGRTYAASLTFQCSCCKMVDVKHVMKDGVLMVLLRKHTAPGSSGMDCMMTLLEKS, from the exons ATGGCTTTGCACCCAAGTGGTTGTTCTTGCTGCAAAGAGGCCCAGAAGAATGACGAATCCGATG CCTATTCAGAGTTGAGCATGATGGCAAGCGAACACATAAACCCGTACCTACTAGATGGAAAGGAAGGAGTGGTAGAAAACATGGTGGTGGATGACACTAATGGAGGCGAGCGCATGTACACTAGAATCGACATGCCTGGTCTGGGAGTGAAGAACAACAAAGTGAGAGTCGAAAATGGTATCTCTTTGATCTTCGGAGGAGAAGGCTCACAGGAACACCCTTTTGATGAAGGCGGCCGTACTTATGCAGCAAGCTTGACATTTCAGTGTAGTTGCTGCAAGATGGTTGATGTGAAGCATGTAATGAAGGATGGAGTTTTAATGGTATTGCTCCGTAAACACACCGCTCCAGGTAGTTCAGGAATGGATTGCATGATGACCTTACTTGAGAAGTCTTAA